One segment of Phalacrocorax carbo chromosome 24, bPhaCar2.1, whole genome shotgun sequence DNA contains the following:
- the BMP10 gene encoding bone morphogenetic protein 10 yields the protein MDSVVLQLWAVLCLLVHLASCSPILSLEHSSLEEDVPLFDEILSEQDGVDFNTLLQNMKNEFLKTLNLSDIPLHETAKVDPPEYMLELYNRFATDRTSMPSANIIRSFKNEDLASHPIGVTGIRKYPLLFNVSIPHHEEITMAELRLYTLVERDQMLYDGLDRKVTIVEVLENDRIGVGEERKTVALASRQIYGTSSEWESFEVTEAIRRWRRAGLTTHRLEVHIESREGEEQNGEGKLDIDINSEAKHVPLLIVFSDDQSNDKKEEKQELNEMIDHEQLLDLENLEVGNFHGQPGEEALLQMRSNIIYDSTARIRRNAKGNYCKKTPLYIDFKEIGWDSWIIAPAGYEAYECHGVCAYPLTEHVTPTKHAIVQTLVHLKNPQKASKACCVPTKLDPISILYLDAGVVTYKFKYEGMVVSECGCR from the exons ATGGATTCTGTGGTCCTCCAGCTGTGGGCTGTCCTCTGTCTCTTGGTTCACCTTGCCTCTTGCAGTCCCATCCTGAGCTTGGAGCACTCTTCCTTGGAGGAAGACGTGCCTCTTTTTGATGAGATTCTCTCCGAGCAGGATGGTGTTGATTTCAACACGCTGCTTCAGAATATGAAAAATGAGTTTCTGAAGACGTTGAACCTCTCTGACATTCCCCTGCATGAAACGGCCAAGGTGGATCCGCCAGAGTACATGCTAGAGCTGTACAACAGGTTTGCCACTGATAGGACATCTATGCCGTCCGCAAATATTATTAGGAGCTTCAAAAATGAAG ACTTGGCTTCCCACCCTATTGGTGTCACAGGAATTCGGAAATACCCTCTTCTATTCAATGTTTCCATCCCTCACCATGAAGAAATCACCATGGCAGAGCTTAGGCTCTACACCTTGGTGGAGCGGGACCAAATGCTCTACGATGGGCTTGACCGGAAGGTCACCATTGTTGAAGTGCTGGAAAATGACCGTATAGGGGtaggagaagagagaaagacagtGGCGCTGGCATCCAGGCAGATCTATGGCACGAGCAGCGAGTGGGAGAGCTTTGAGGTCACCGAAGCCATCAGGCGCTGGCGAAGGGCAGGGCTGACCACGCACCGGCTGGAAGTTCATATagagagcagggaaggggaggagcaGAATGGAGAGGGAAAACTTGACATCGACATCAACTCTGAGGCGAAGCATGTGCCCCTGTTGATTGTGTTCTCTGATGACCAAAGCAATGACAAAAAAGAGGAGAAGCAAGAGCTGAACGAAATGATAGACCATGAGCAGCTCCTGGACTTGGAGAACCTGGAGGTCGGCAATTTCCATGGCCAGCCAGGGGAGGAGGCACTGCTCCAGATGCGCTCCAACATCATTTACGACTCTACTGCCCGAATCCGGAGGAACGCAAAAGGCAACTACTGTAAAAAGACTCCACTCTACATAGATTTCAAAGAGATTGGCTGGGATTCCTGGATCATCGCCCCAGCGGGATATGAAGCTTATGAGTGCCACGGAGTGTGCGCCTACCCCTTAACAGAGCACGTCACGCCAACGAAACATGCCATTGTCCAGACTTTGGTTCACCTGAAGAATCCCCAGAAAGCCTCCAAGGCCTGCTGCGTGCCCACCAAACTCGACCCCATCTCTATTCTCTACTTAGATGCAGGGGTGGTCACCTACAAGTTCAAATACGAAGGCATGGTGGTATCGGAGTGTGGCTGCAGATAG
- the GKN2 gene encoding gastrokine-2, which translates to MVTSILTNSREDERKLAVAAVLILLGVFWTQASALDTFLLQEPENNYVTGTMTIHNGDKVVDVHVRSGVYSSDTIFDYSHGYIATRLFSRKACFILKINKNYIPELQEIGRQAFERQTMKKIYSPNNVWVQFESGHSWFGNLKEWLIYGRPIEQLCAGLPLYRLAKTQPPLNARGCASAGIPSILPIKICEKGN; encoded by the exons ATGGTTACTAGTATACTCACCAACAGCAGG gaagatgaaagaaaactcGCTGTG GCTGCAGTTCTCATTTTGCTGGGAGTCTTTTGGACTCAGGCTTCTGCGTTGGAT ACCTTTCTCCTGCAAGAACCTGAGAATAACTATGTCACTGGAACTATGACTATCCATAATGGGGACAAGGTTGTTGACGTCCATGTCCGTTCAGGCGTGTACTCCTCTGATACCATTTTTGACTACTCGCAT GGGTATATTGCAACAAGGTTATTTTCACGAAAGGCCTGCTTTatcctgaaaataaataagaactaCATCCCAGAGCTGCAAGAAATTGGACGCCAGGCTTTTGAGAGACAG actatgaagaaaatatacTCTCCAAATAATGTGTGGGTACAGTTTGAATCTGGCCATTCTTGGTTTGGGAATCTGAAAGAGTGGCTTATCTATGGTAGACCCATTGAACAACTCTGTGCAGGCCTGCCTCTCTACCGCCTTGCAAAGACTCAGC cACCACTAAATGCTCGTGGCTGTGCCAGTGCAGGAATTCCAAGCATTTTGCCCattaaaatctgtgaaaaagGCAATTAG